In the genome of Synchiropus splendidus isolate RoL2022-P1 chromosome 2, RoL_Sspl_1.0, whole genome shotgun sequence, the window AGTAAAGTTTACAAACAGCGCCCTCTGGTatcacctcatagcagtgcatCAGGGACCGCCTGAACGTCCTGAGGTCCAAGAAACACAAAGCACAGCCATGAGGAAGGAAACGTTCTTTGAGAGGAACACGCTGCTGTTGTAACTGACCGGTAGTAATGCCACAGCTCACTGTAACTGGTGACCAGGAAGATCCTCTGACCCGCAGAggtgttttccttttcaagtGCAAAAACATggacagactgaggaggaagaggcacATGAGTCATCGCAAAACAGTGGAAAGATATTAAACGTGAAGACAACTACTTTTCTATTTCCAAATCGAAAAGAAAATTCCACACagctttttttaaagaaagaatgcataacatttaaacataaatacattattttcatatttcctgagatgacaggtttcagtttCAACAGTCAAAAATCCCATAGTCAAAGCCTCCAGTTCTCTGTTAAACGCACCCTTGGAATATATAACTAACTATATAACTGTTCTGAGAGTGGCGCCTCTCACTCGATCCTGCCGCTCCTCACTGACTGCATGACGGAGTTcgattcctgatgttgaatgatagatgttcCCATTGCAAATATAAGCTGggcagtgttgtgtatattgccgtCTGTGGTtacattttttgctgttttgtcaCAGTCTTTCCTCATCAACAAATTAACGTAGGATGGGCGGCGGCACCGGCGACCCACCCTCGcgacagcttgcaattacactcactTACCAGCGGTGCCgctaaaagcaaatattcttaaactacaCATAGCTGCTTTAATGATCAGTTACAAATACAGTTTGAGTAATAAACATCTTCAACCAGGGGGcaccaacatggtgcccacGGGCACCAGGTCCAAGGGACTAGCCCACAGgctgttaaaaaaacaataataataacttttattttcatgtaataaccatttTATTATGTTCAATTTtgctagattttttttgttacactgttggtaattattgtgaaaactcaccAATGAGATacgtatttgagaggaatatcatttgtCATCCATTGTTTAAGTGTGTACCGAACCAACGGCAGCCCTGCGGGTCACGGTAGGTGGCCCCTGTCTTAAACCATGCACCAGTGTGTGCTCCAAAATTCTTGTCTTTGTGCTACAGAAATGTTTAGCTAGCTAGTACAAGTGCAGCCACCCAATGTAATAAGTGTACAGCCCTGGAATATTGTAATCATTATGCTTTGATTTAAGAGTCAAGCTACCAACAGGGTGACGGAGAAATAGCTTTTCTGGGTGGTTTGCCCTCATCGTACGACCATGAAACACATTATATACAGATATTATACATGTATTTACACAGGCCTGTATAGCAAAAATTTTTtaagaaacaaatgtttcaaattttgaaaaacaaataatgaagaGTAACCCATCACATAGCATTTTGTGGATGTTTTTGCAGTGGATATAACttgacatattttcatttattaatataaCAATTTACGATACCTCTTTGCAGCTCTGAGCGAAGCTGATAGCCAGACTTTGTCGAGGGAAAAGTTTCCACACAGAGGAAGGTTGGCACAGCCAGAGTCGAGGTCGGTACCGGCTCGATAGAGGCTTCTGCTGGAAGCACTCTGCGAGCTGCTCAACCCTTTTCAGTCGGTCTCTCCAGCTCTCCATCCTCACTTGCAGCCTGACCTGggtataaaaatgtaaaagacaAGTGGACTTGCTGTCACTcccaaacacacaaatacatagATGTAAAAGTGAAATAATACAGAATAAAAGACCACTGAACTTTGTGGAAGTAATAACATGCATCTGGTGACACAATATCATACACTAAATTCTGTCTACTTTCTATAACAGTCTTCgaaaaaaagtaatattgtGATTCATGTTCTTGGACTAAAATCCTTCTGTCTGGGAGGCAGACCAATTTGGCATCAGTTGAATTCAGTTGAACAATAACTTACCCGCAGGAGCTTTAAGAATAAAAATTAAAACGCTTCCGACGACGACTCGACTCTCTGGACTCGCTGACGTCACTGTTTGTTTTCGCTTTTGGCGCGTCTGGCTTAACCCGGAAGACATTGATATTTTACTTCCGGTAAGGTTTCAAACTAAGGTCCTTATTTTACATCCAACTTAAAAAGTTCTATAGAACTTAACGTTGCGTTTTCATATTTACTGAAAACCACAAAGGAAGCAACAGTAAAATGAACTGTGTATTTAAAGTCAATTTACCTCCAAACCGCTTTatttacttgtatttatttacctATTTAAGTTGTTAGTGAACTTATTCATGGACTTATACATTTTCAGGTCTTTTGTGGAAAAAATACAACAGAATTAATCCAATGACTAATCCTCCaaatttaaaattcaattttttcTTTGCAGAGAACTAACTTCCTGTGTTTGCGGAGGCATTTGAATGGAGGCCCTGTgccacagacaggaaacagcaCTGTAAATCCTTCCCCTGTTAAATATCTGTTAATTTATTTCTAAAGTAAATGTCAGAAACAAACCAGTTGTTTTGGAGCAGCCAGGTGATGACACTGTGGTGTTGGGTAACTGTTATAAAAACACAATTCCCAGCTTCAGCGATGTCATTGACCCAACGCCCTTTGAGTAAAATGGGAAAGAAATTCAagtctgtcaaaaaaaaaaaaaaaaaaaatggacaattTCACAGTCAAATAAACCAGTGTCTCTCTTCTTgatttgcttttattgttgGGCTGGATCTCAGTGAAACAGAATCAGTAGCAGGACAAACAACAGGACTGGGATTTCCCCAGGGGCCCAGGTTTCCTTCCCCAGGAAAGGCGAATCATTTGCTGGGCCCGATAACTCACTGCAGCATGAAACAGATCCCACCCTGGGCGTAGCAGACAACTCTGGGGTCAGGTAGGAATCCAGCTGTTTGTACAGAGCGCGTGATTAATGCTCAAATTCAACTGAAGATTATTTGCGAAACCGCAAGAATTCCAAACAAGCCGGCGCTTGAGCGTCCAGAACAAAAAtgtgtgatttgttttgcaacttctCTTCAGATACTCGGATGAAGGAAACTGTCCGAATTTCCAAGATGACGTGTTCACTGGTGGCTGTTGTGCTTCTCCTCACCACAACTCTTGACAGAGTAAGTGTGAAGCCTCTTCTAATTCAGTACATGTGATTTAACACCATGATGTTATCAGATAGACCCTGTTAGACTAAAACAGTATAGCTATTACAACCAGTACCCTCATTCACAAACCTCCTCTTAAGATGTGTTTCAGAATAGTGAGTGGACTTCATTTTCTGTGGTCAGTCTCCAGTGTTTACACCAgaggtcaccaaccttttagcaaccgcgAGCTTCTCTACTACCCTCAGTTCAGTCACGATaaacaatggatgataaatgatattcctctcaaatactggtctcattgctgagttttaccaatggtgtaacaacaaaacaatcatAATCAAACATAAGAAGATGGTTATGACATGAAAATTTGAATTTGTGGGCTACTCACTTCTGTGGGCAGCATGTTGGTGATGTCTGGTTTGCACTTTAGTGATGTGTAGGAAATGTATTCTGCACAGTACATCCCTTGCATTACAGTATCTCTTGCCCTACTCTGAACTCAAGGTGGCTGCTGTCAAGCAGATGGATCTATCTCCACACGCGGTGGACGACCTGTACCAGGGATGTCGTGAGAAAGCCATGAAAAAGTTTATCTCCTCCGGATTATTGGAGAAGGAACTGCAGGCCAACCAGGACTTCTTCACAGCGTGGAACACCAGCCTGGCAAAGCCCATCCCAGGTGGGCTGAAGGAGCACGCCGCGGCTCTGTGGGCCTACTTTCATGTCGACGAGAAATTCACCAAGAGGTTCAACGATGCCGTGGAGAAGCTGGGAGTGAACTCCAGCGTCTACCAGCAGGATTTCCAGTTTAAGTCCATTCACTTCCTCCTGATGGACGCTATCCACCTGTTGAAGCCAAAGACTTGTAAAAATGTGTACATGATCAGTGACTCTCAGGTCCGAGCCAAGacagggtccaaggtcagattCGGGCGATTCACCGTGGTTCGGACGGACCTGTCGATGAAGGAAGACATTGGCGACGATGTCTACTTCAACATCACCACCTGTTTCTCGGCCAGCCTGCAGGACATCTGCCCGACGTGTGGAGACGATGCTCTCATATCTCCCACCGAGGAGTTCACTGCGGCAGAGGAGAAGGTGGATGAGGAAACACACATTGTCCTTCAACATTCCAAACTCGCCACCACACATAACTGCTACTTCACCTCAGGGTAAGACCTGCAAAGAAAACCTAAACATGACAGTGTGAGGACCCAAAGGCCTTAATCTTTCCGTGTTTTTGTTTCCAGCGCTGCAGTGGAGGTCTCCACCCTCTGGCTTCTTTCTCTCCTGCTGGCTGCACAGCTTTTAAATTCCACCTGAGTGACAGTGATGGCAAAGTCGAACCACGTCTATGACCTACCTGTACAGGTATAGTGTGGCCAACTGAGGCACGTCCAGACCTCAAGAATGTCTCTCTGTAGCTTCACATTGCTGTTCTCTTCCTTAAAACAAATGTCTTTCAACATTTAATTCACAATATATTCTctgaatatacagtatgttttgGGACCGTTCATTAGGTTCTCGATCCAGAATTGTGCCTTTATTGTTGCATTGTTGAATTATGATACAGTGTTAGACACTGGACGTAAAGATAGACGCGGTTATACTGCAAACTTTAATTACAATATGTTTAAAACGTGAATATATTTGAGTGAAGCAGCTACATTTTTCTGAAAAATAATGTACAGATTCATTACTTTTAAATTGATatataaatgtggaaaaatgaaataaaaatggaattaTTTCTTTCCCGATCTGTTGAAAAGACACATGAAATTTAATTGACTGTTTATGAGTGTTGACaaccattttcaaaatgaaagagCATTGATatagcagctgtttgcttttgttcaggaatTTTTTTCACtaaacaatggccagggtttccaccactctgaatggacttgaaattcttgtaaaattgaaattcttatacaaatattttcaagacattaaacgagctttagttttaataaggttgtataaaaacttgaatatagccaccatcgtgatttattg includes:
- the si:ch211-145b13.6 gene encoding erythroblast NAD(P)(+)--arginine ADP-ribosyltransferase isoform X1, whose protein sequence is MCDLFCNFSSDTRMKETVRISKMTCSLVAVVLLLTTTLDRVAAVKQMDLSPHAVDDLYQGCREKAMKKFISSGLLEKELQANQDFFTAWNTSLAKPIPGGLKEHAAALWAYFHVDEKFTKRFNDAVEKLGVNSSVYQQDFQFKSIHFLLMDAIHLLKPKTCKNVYMISDSQVRAKTGSKVRFGRFTVVRTDLSMKEDIGDDVYFNITTCFSASLQDICPTCGDDALISPTEEFTAAEEKVDEETHIVLQHSKLATTHNCYFTSGAAVEVSTLWLLSLLLAAQLLNST
- the si:ch211-145b13.6 gene encoding erythroblast NAD(P)(+)--arginine ADP-ribosyltransferase isoform X2, which codes for MKETVRISKMTCSLVAVVLLLTTTLDRVAAVKQMDLSPHAVDDLYQGCREKAMKKFISSGLLEKELQANQDFFTAWNTSLAKPIPGGLKEHAAALWAYFHVDEKFTKRFNDAVEKLGVNSSVYQQDFQFKSIHFLLMDAIHLLKPKTCKNVYMISDSQVRAKTGSKVRFGRFTVVRTDLSMKEDIGDDVYFNITTCFSASLQDICPTCGDDALISPTEEFTAAEEKVDEETHIVLQHSKLATTHNCYFTSGAAVEVSTLWLLSLLLAAQLLNST